Proteins from a genomic interval of Vanacampus margaritifer isolate UIUO_Vmar chromosome 4, RoL_Vmar_1.0, whole genome shotgun sequence:
- the LOC144050176 gene encoding uncharacterized protein LOC144050176 isoform X1, with amino-acid sequence MDCWRPITDVAMLAQRSSQVIQGGGPKEAHQTFARLDELQMLTRANRARLPWGRSENKGGRARRTADSSHWSVTGRSDMAAGTGFWTATALLLLLAWLAGCRANAANGSESEVGLCSTWGRSHWRTADGAFFRLPSSCNYRLVADCDDAYERFNVQARRRTADGDGAIRAVLVRLDADVLELRADGGVRVDGQRVSLPVVEPAMTIKKSSSGVLLKSKLGIKVVWNLADALNIEIASKYKGLVCGLCGNFDGVDDEFTQNGVPLSVADYAKRHKVSGPAETCEQSDEPADEPDGRQDCAGKELCAQMLTGPAFSGCRNLVETDAFVRACASDACHASAHEGRRPLTAVCQSLSEFSRRCVGAGGAPGTWRNATFCHRECPSGMWFAECAPSCPDSCSNPQASRTCDTRCHDACMCPPGTVLDDVGHSGCVPVLQCPCLQNQQVFPTGHTFSHDCRSCVCASGRWKCLEKDGCPGSCSLVGGAHVNTFDHKVYTFHGDCGFVLAKSNGSSFAVLVDLVQCGLADARTCLRAVTLALNSNSVVVKVQASGQVFVNNILSQLPLFTPEVSIFRPSSFYVSVSAAESGLKLMLQISPIMQLFLSAPASLKGSASGLCGNFNDVTSDDFGVPSGLVEGTAAAFANAWKTRAGCPDVRTRFGHPCAHGISKDGYAQFWCSKLTDGSSAFAACHSLVSPDTFKDNCMYDACTCEESESCMCAAVSAYVYACSAAGIQISGWRNDLCGHLASCPAGTVYGYNTSSCGRTCRSLSGGPDHACRTRLTPVDGCGCADGSYMDDAGRCVAAAHCPCYLDDDVIPPGQTASHLGRACICGRGALSCPGVANTPADECAAPKVYLDCSAAPPGSTGTECESSCATLDMACIGGGGCVSGCACPEGLVSDGLGGCIHASQCPCVHNGHAYQPGQVVQVDCNSCTCAGRKFTCTSKACDGVCAIYGDGHHITFDDKRFDLRGPCQHTLVQDYCGDNETEGSFRILSENVPCGSSPTTTCSKNIKIFVQDDEEFHLREENFHVIRSRRQLFPAQVRQMGVYMVVSVRPGLVVMWDKKTAVFIKLAPQYQGNVCGLCGNYDGNIRNDAAERSDVPEFRSSWKASESDCPDAALPVPAPDPCRTNRYRAAWAQRQCGIIIGVAFQACHLRVDAGPYYDACVRDSCACDSGGDCECLCTAVAAYSKACREAGACVRWRTPKFCPVFCDYYNAPGGCEWHYKPCGADCMKTCRNPSGNCSQLIGGLEGCYPQCPPSRPYFDEDSMTCVPRDRCGCYDDRGGHFDVGQAVPAENCQTCLCTSSGLRCRYNVKTCSCLVNGETFAYGAAIYNTTDGLGNCMTATCRANGTVGRDVRPCLPTVSPTPNPTPFTFSTAGTATNVVTLTPSKSTTLTTQEKTTVKDETSSFTTESGTTTRPQETTTRKGTTAKTDTTTQRETTSPTTSFSTVADKMTTFLPGVLSTVTQYPSISQPSFSTATAKIPTKIKKGTTTRPGETTREETTVQGEITTPKFTTGPTTTSTTVVGESTIAKQYTGTTSQPSFSTTTTKVPTTTTKGGSTARPGETTTTETTTVKSETTPRSRFTSGPTSTSTTVAGETTTATQYTGTSQPSFSTTTTEVPTTTKGGSTTRPGETTTTEKTTVKSETTPRSRFTSGPTTTSTTNLGKTTPAGPGSTTTTESKGPTSQQSVVTTTTTRPGETTTTEKTTVKSETTPRSRFTSGPTSTSTTVAGETTTATQYTGTSQPSFSTTTTEVPTTTELGTSARPGETTTTEGTTAKSETTPRHTSAPTSTSTVASETTTATQYTETSQPSFSTTTTQVPTTTKGGSTTRPGETTTTETTTVKSETTPRSRFTSGPTTTSTTNLGKTTPAGPGSTTTESKGPTSQQSVVTTTTTRPGETTTTEKTTVKSETTPRSRFTSGPTSTSTVAGETTTATQYTGTSQPSFSTTTTQVPTTTKGGSTTRPGETTTTETTTVKSETTPRSRFTSGPTSTSTTVAGETTTATQYTGTSQPSFSTTTTEVPTTTKGGTTARPGEATTSEKATGQVETTGSEFTTGPTTTSTTNLGKTTPAGPGSTTTTESKGPTSQQSVVTTTTTRPGETTTTEGTTVKSETTPRSRFTSGPTSTSTVAGETTTATQYTGTSQPSFSTTTTKVPTTTTKGGSTARPGETTTTETTTVKSETTPRSRFTSGPTSTSTTVAGETTTATQYTGTSQPSFSTTTTEVPTTTELGTSARLGETTASEKTTSQGETTRSEFTTGPTIKSAAVVRQTTTTTATQYVGTTSIAPSTTEGVFTGEPQTTVAVPKPSHMGTTILTPTAVPGTTAIRPTSGTTMTGQGRTTPSTSSLPLTTRLCSCVFNGTTYRPGDFVYNVSDGLGWCFVALCNASCNVETRSSLCPTTAPSTAARSTAATRTSRSSPNAFTSAPDLDCSHIFPPRKNGESWKTDRCTSATCVNGEVTESPASCPATLAPTCSNGREAARVYDRHDKCCFHYQCQCEVRDVCGVRTQASVLEVNGCRSSGAVNINSCAGRCDSSSMYSAAANAMTRRCECCRESATSRREVELTCPDGTRLWHSAIVVEACHCSATACR; translated from the exons ATGGATTGTTGGCGGCCAATCACAGATGTCGCAATGTTGGCTCAGAGGTCATCGCAGGTCATTCAGGGCGGAGGCCCAAAAGAAGCGCACCAAACATTTGCCAGACTTGATGAACTGCAAATGTTGACTCGCGCAAACAGAGCGCGACTTCCCTGGGGGAGGTCTGAGAATAAAGGCGGCCGTGCGCGCCGCACAGCCGATTCCTCGCACTGGTCGGTGACTGGTCGCAGCGACATGGCTGCCGGGACTGGCTTTTGGACGGCGACCGCTCTGCTGCTCCTCCTGGCGTGGCTCGCCGGCTGCCGCGCCAACGCAG CCAACGGTTCCGAGTCGGAAGTCGGGCTTTGCTCCACCTGGGGGCGCTCTCACTGGCGCACGGCCGACGGCGCCTTCTTCCGCCTGCCGTCGTCGTGCAACTACCGACTGGTCGCCGACTGCGACGACGCCTACGAGAGGTTCAACGTGCAGGCGAGACGCCGGACGGCCGACGGCGACGGCGCCATCCGGGCGGTGCTGGTGCGCTTGGACGCCGACGTGCTGGAACTGCGAGCCGACGGCGGCGTGCGAGTCGACGGGCAGCG cgtgtcacttcctgttgtggAGCCGGCAATGACGATCAAGAAAAGTTCATCCGGCGTCCTGCTCAAGTCCAAACTTGGAATCAAAGTGGTCTGGAACCTGGCCGACGCCCTCAAC ATTGAGATTGCCAGCAAGTACAAAGGTTTGGTCTGCGGCCTTTGCGGAAACTTTGACGGCGTTGACGACGAATTTACGCAAAACG GAGTGCCACTTTCCGTCGCCGATTACGCCAAACGCCACAAAGTCAGCGGACCGGCGGAGACGTGCGAGCAGAGCGACGAGCCGGCGGATGAGCCGGACGGCCGGCAAGACTGCGCCGGCAAG GAGTTGTGCGCGCAGATGTTGACGGGGCCCGCGTTCAGCGGCTGCCGCAATCTGGTGGAAACGGACGCCTTCGTGCGAGCGTGCGCGTCCGACGCCTGCCACGCCTCCGCCCACGAGGGTCGGCGCCCCCTGACGGCCGTCTGTCAAAGCCTGTCGGAGTTCTCGCGACGGTGCGTCGGCGCCGGAGGAGCGCCGGGGACGTGGAGGAACGCCACCTTCTGCC ACCGGGAGTGCCCGTCCGGCATGTGGTTTGCGGAGTGCGCCCCCTCCTGTCCGGACAGCTGCAGCAACCCTCAGGCCAGCCGAACCTGCGACACCCGATGCCACGACGCGTGCATGTGCCCCCCCG GAACGGTGCTGGACGACGTCGGCCACTCGGGCTGCGTGCCCGTCCTTCAGTGTCCTTGTTTGCAGAACCAGCAGGTGTTCCCGACCGGCCACACCTTCTCGCACGACTGCAGATCATG CGTGTGCGCGAGCGGCCGCTGGAAGTGCTTGGAGAAGGACGGCTGTCCGGGGAGCTGCTCGCTGGTGGGCGGAGCTCACGTCAACACCTTCGACCACAAAGTCTACACATTCCACGGCGACTGCGGCTTCGTGCTCGCCAAG AGTAACGGCTCGTCCTTCGCGGTGTTGGTGGATCTGGTCCAATGTGGTCTCGCGGACGCCAGGACTTGTCTCAGGGCGGTCACGCTGGCCCTCAACAGCAACTCTGTG GTGGTCAAGGTTCAAGCTTCCGGTCAGGTGTTTGTCAACAACATCCTTTCCCAGCTTCCGCTCTTTACAC CGGAGGTGAGCATCTTCCGCCCGTCGTCCTTCTACGTGTCGGTCAGCGCCGCCGAGTCGGGTCTCAAGCTCATGCTGCAGATTTCTCCCATCATGCAACTCTTCCTGTCGGCGCCCGCTTCGCTCAAAGGAAGCGCTTCAG GTTTGTGCGGCAACTTCAACGACGTGACGAGCGACGACTTTGGCGTGCCGAGCGGTCTGGTGGagggcaccgccgccgccttcgCCAACGCCTGGAAAACCCGAGCCGGCTGCCCCGACGTCCGCACGCGCTTCGGACACCCGTGCGCTCACGGCATCAGCAAGG ACGGCTACGCGCAGTTTTGGTGCTCCAAACTGACGGACGGCAGTTCAGCCTTCGCCGCTTGCCACTCGCTCGTCAGTCCGGACACCTTTAAAGAT AACTGCATGTACGACGCCTGCACGTGCGAGGAAAGCGAGTCGTGCATGTGCGCCGCCGTGTCCGCCTACGTGTACGCGTGCTCTGCAGCGGGAATCCAGATCAGCGGCTGGAGGAACGACCTCTGCG GCCACCTGGCCTCGTGCCCGGCGGGAACCGTGTACGGCTACAACACGAGCAGCTGTGGCCGCACGTGCCGCTCGCTCAGCGGCGGGCCGGACCACGCGTGCCGCACGCGGCTCACGCCGGTGGACGGATGCGGATGTGCCGACGGAAGCTACATGGACGACGCCGGACGCTGCGTGGCCGCCGCGCACTGCCCGTGTTACCTGGACGATGACGTCATCCCGCCCGGGCAGACCGCCAGCCACCTGGGACGCGCCTG CATCTGCGGACGTGGCGCCCTCAGCTGCCCCGGAGTAGCAAATACACCCG CTGACGAGTGCGCGGCCCCCAAAGTCTACTTGGATTGTTCAGCGGCCCCCCCGGGCTCCACGGGGACCGAATGCGAGAGCAGCTGCGCCACCCTGGACATGGCGTGC atcggcggcggcggctgcgtGTCGGGGTGCGCGTGTCCCGAGGGTCTGGTGTCGGACGGGCTCGGGGGCTGCATCCACGCCAGCCAATGTCCATGCGTCCACAACGGCCACGCCTACCAGCCCGGGCAGGTCGTGCAGGTGGACTGCAACAGCTG CACGTGCGCAGGCAGAAAGTTCACGTGCACGAGCAAAGCGTGCGACGGCGTGTGCGCCATCTACGGCGACGGGCATCACATCACCTTCGACGACAAGAGGTTCGACTTGCGCGGGCCGTGCCAACACACGCTGGTGCAG gaCTACTGCGGAGACAACGAGACGGAGGGAAGCTTCCGGATTCTCAGCGAGAACGTTCCGTGCGGAAGCTCGCCGACAACAACCTGCTCCAAGAACATCAAAATCTTCGTGCAG GACGATGAAGAATTCCACCTGAGGGAGGAAAATTTCCACGTCATCCGGAGCCGCCGGCAGCTTTTTCCGGCTCAGGTGCGCCAGATGGGCGTCTACATGGTGGTCTCCGTCAGACCGGGACTCGTGGTCATGTGGGACAAGAAGACCGCCGTCTTCATCAAACTGGCACCGCAATATCAG GGCAACGTGTGCGGCCTGTGCGGGAACTACGACGGAAACATTCGCAATGACGCCGCCGAGCGTTCCGACGTGCCGGAGTTCAGGAGCAGCTGGAAGGCGTCGGAGTCCGACTGCCCGGACGCCGCTCTCCCCGTCCCGGCGCCGGACCCGTGCCGCACCAACCGGTACCGCGCGGCGTGGGCGCAGAGGCAGTGCGGCATCATCATCGGCGTGGCCTTTCAGGCCTGTCACTTGCGG GTGGATGCCGGTCCGTACTACGACGCGTGCGTGCGCGACTCGTGCGCGTGCGACAGCGGCGGCGACTGCGAGTGCCTGTGCACGGCGGTGGCGGCGTATTCCAAAGCTTGCCGTGAGGCCGGCGCTTGCGTGCGCTGGAGGACGCCCAAATTCTGCC CCGTCTTCTGCGACTACTACAACGCCCCCGGAGGCTGCGAGTGGCACTACAAGCCGTGCGGCGCCGACTGCATGAAGACCTGCAGGAATCCTTCGGGGAATTGTTCGCAGCTCATCGGCGGCCTTGAAG GATGTTACCCTCAGTGTCCTCCCAGTCGTCCGTACTTTGACGAGGACAGCATGACGTGTGTGCCACGGGATCGGTGCGGTTGCTACGACGaccggggcggccattttgacgtGGGCCAGGCCGTTCCTGCGGAAAATTGCCAAACTTG CTTGTGTACATCGTCCGGATTACGATGTCGCTACAACGTAAAGA CATGTTCGTGTTTGGTCAACGGCGAAACCTTCGCTTATGGCGCCGCCATCTACAACACGACGGACGGGCTGGGAAACTGCATGACGGCAACGTGCCGAGCCAACGGGACGGTGGGCCGCGACGTCCGTCCGTGTTTGCCAACCGTCAGCCCGACGCCGAACCCGACGCCGTTTACCTTCAGCACAGCGGGGACGGCAACAAATG TTGTTACTTTGACACCGTCAAAATCGACAACGTTAACCAcgcaagaaaaaacaacagtaaAGGATGAAACTTCTTCGTTCACCACCGAAAGTGGAACGACTACCAGACCACAAGAAACAACCACTAGAAAGGGAACAACAGCAAAGACAGACACAACAACACAGAGAGAGACCACCAGCCCGACAACCTCGTTTTCCACAGTTGCTgacaaaatgacaacttttctaCCAGGTGTCCTATCTACAGTCACTCAATACCCTAGCATATCCCAACCCTCTTTTAGTACCGCCACTGCCAAGAtccccacaaaaataaaaaagggaacTACAACTCGACCCGGAGAAACAACAAGAGAGGAAACGACTGTACAGGGTGAGATAACAACCCCCAAATTCACCACTGGTCCAACAACCACATCTACCACAGTTGTAGGTGAGTCGACAATTGCTAAACAATACACAGGAACAACATCCCAACCCTCTTTTAGTACCACAACTACCAAggttccaacaacaacaaccaaaggGGGAAGTACCGCCAGACCTGGAGAAACAACCACCACAGAAACAACCACCGTAAAGAGTGAAACTACGCCCAGATCCAGATTCACCTCTGGCCCAACAAGCACCTCTACTACAGTTGCTGgtgaaacaacaacagcaacacaatACACAGGAACATCCCAACCCTCTTTTAGTACCACAACTACCGAGGTTCCAACAACAACCAAAGGTGGAAGTACCACCAGACCTGGAGAAACAACCACCACAGAGAAAACAACGGTAAAGAGTGAAACTACACCCAGATCCAGATTCACCTCTGGCCCAACAACCACCTCTACCACGAATCTAGGGAAAACTACACCCGCAGGACCAGGTTCAACAACAACTACCGAATCCAAAGGACCAACCTCCCAACAATCTGTGGTTACTACAACTACCACCAGACCTGGAGAAACAACCACCACAGAGAAAACAACGGTAAAGAGTGAAACTACGCCCAGATCCAGATTCACCTCTGGCCCAACAAGCACGTCTACTACAGTTGCTGgtgaaacaacaacagcaacacaatACACAGGAACATCCCAACCCTCTTTTAGTACCACAACTACCGAGGTTCCAACAACAACCGAATTAGGAACTAGCGCCAGACCTGGAGAAACAACCACCACAGAGGGAACAACGGCAAAGAGTGAAACAACACCTCGACACACCTCTGCCCCAACAAGCACGTCTACAGTTGCTAgtgaaacaacaacagcaacacaatATACAGAAACATCCCAACCCTCTTTTAGTACCACAACTACCCAGGTTCCAACAACAACCAAAGGTGGAAGTACCACCAGACCTGGAGAAACAACCACCACAGAAACAACCACCGTAAAGAGTGAAACTACGCCCAGATCCAGATTCACCTCTGGCCCAACAACCACCTCTACCACGAATCTAGGGAAAACTACACCCGCAGGACCAGGTTCAACAACTACCGAATCCAAAGGACCAACCTCCCAACAATCTGTGGTTACCACAACTACCACTAGACCTGGAGAAACAACCACCACAGAGAAAACAACGGTAAAGAGTGAAACTACACCCAGATCCAGATTCACCTCTGGCCCAACAAGCACGTCTACAGTTGCTGgtgaaacaacaacagcaacacaatACACAGGAACATCCCAACCCTCTTTTAGTACCACAACTACCCAGGTTCCAACAACAACCAAAGGTGGAAGTACCACTAGACCTGGAGAAACAACCACCACAGAAACAACCACCGTAAAGAGTGAAACTACGCCCAGATCCAGATTCACCTCTGGCCCAACAAGCACCTCTACTACAGTTGCTGgtgaaacaacaacagcaacacaatACACAGGAACATCCCAACCCTCTTTTAGTACCACAACTACCGAGGTTCCAACAACAACCAAAGGTGGAACTACTGCCAGACCTGGAGAAGCAACTACAAGTGAGAAAGCAACTGGACAAGTTGAAACAACAGGATCTGAATTCACCACTGGCCCAACAACCACCTCTACCACGAATCTAGGGAAAACTACACCCGCAGGACCAGGTTCAACAACAACTACCGAATCCAAAGGACCAACCTCCCAACAATCTGTGGTTACCACAACTACCACTAGACCTGGAGAAACAACCACCACAGAGGGAACAACGGTAAAGAGTGAAACTACACCCAGATCCAGATTCACCTCTGGCCCAACAAGCACGTCTACAGTTGCTGgtgaaacaacaacagcaacacaatACACAGGAACATCCCAACCCTCTTTTAGTACCACAACTACCAAggttccaacaacaacaaccaaaggGGGAAGTACTGCCAGACCTGGAGAAACAACCACCACAGAAACAACCACCGTAAAGAGTGAAACTACGCCCAGATCCAGATTCACCTCTGGCCCAACAAGCACGTCTACTACAGTTGCTGgtgaaacaacaacagcaacacaatACACAGGAACATCCCAACCCTCTTTTAGTACCACAACTACCGAGGTTCCAACAACAACCGAATTAGGAACTAGCGCCAGACTTGGTGAAACAACTGCAAGTGAGAAAACAACCAGCCAAGGTGAAACCACAAGATCTGAATTCACCACTGGCCCAACAATCAAGTCTGCTGCAGTTGTTcgtcaaacaacaacaacaacagctacACAATACGTGGGAACAACGTCCATTGCACCCTCAACCACTGAGGGTGTTTTCACCGGAGAACCACAAACAACAGTCGCGGTCCCAAAACCTTCACACATGGGCACAACTATTTTGACGCCAACAGCTGTTCCTGGGACAACTGCTATAAGACCGACAAGTGGAACGACCATGACTGGTCAAGGCAGAACCACACCTTCCACTTCTTCACTCCCGTTGACCACAAGGTTGTGTTCCTGTGTTTTCAACGGGACTACATACCGTCCTG GTGattttgtgtacaacgtgaGCGACGGTTTGGGCTGGTGTTTTGTGGCGCTTTGCAACGCGTCCTGCAACGTGGAGACGCGGTCCAGTCTGTGCCCGACGACCGCGCCCAGCACCGCCGCGCGGTCGACTGCCGCCACAAGAACCTCGCGCTCAAGCCCAAACGCGTTCACCTCCGCTCCTGACCTGGACTGCTCTCACATCTTCCCTCCAAGAAAG AATGGAGAATCCTGGAAAACGGACAGGTGCACCTCAGCGACCTGCGTCAACGGCGAGGTCACAGAGTCGCCGGCATCCTGTCCTGCCACGCTGGCGCCGACCTGCAGCAACGGAAGGGAAGCCGCCCGAGTCTATGACCGGCACGACAAATGCTGCTTCCACTACCAATGTCAAT gtgaggTGCGCGACGTGTGCGGAGTGAGGACGCAAGCGAGCGTCCTAGAGGTGAACGGCTGTCGCAGCAGCGGAGCCGTCAACATCAATTCCTGTGCCGGACGATGCGACAGCTCGTCCAT GTACTCTGCGGCCGCCAACGCTATGACTCGCCGGTGCGAGTGTTGCCGCGAGAGCGCCACCAGCAGGCGGGAGGTGGAACTGACCTGTCCCGACGGAACCAGGTTGTGGCATAGCGCCATTGTGGTGGAAGCGTGTCACTGCAGTGCGACGGCTTGTCGATGA